The Muricauda sp. SCSIO 65647 genome includes a region encoding these proteins:
- the truB gene encoding tRNA pseudouridine(55) synthase TruB: MIAKTREDFLEGQILLIDKPYEWSSFQALNKVKWAIRKKFDLNKKFKIGHAGTLDPLATGLLVICTGKFTKKIPELQGQVKEYTGTFTLGATTPSYDLETEIDAAFPTAHITEKLIKDTFSMFLGQLEQIPPIFSALKKDGKRLYELAREGRAVDIKPRTIEISEFEMIRFDLPEIGFRVVCSKGTYIRSLAHDVGRALGSGAHLSALRRTKIGAFNVDKAVAPEAFADLLAQLG, from the coding sequence ATGATTGCAAAGACCAGAGAAGATTTTCTTGAGGGTCAGATACTATTGATAGACAAGCCCTACGAGTGGAGTTCCTTTCAAGCCCTGAACAAGGTAAAATGGGCCATTAGAAAGAAATTCGACCTCAACAAAAAGTTCAAAATTGGGCATGCGGGCACCTTAGATCCGCTTGCCACCGGTCTGTTGGTCATCTGCACGGGCAAGTTCACCAAAAAGATTCCAGAATTGCAGGGGCAGGTCAAAGAATATACGGGCACTTTCACTTTGGGTGCCACTACCCCATCATATGACCTCGAAACCGAAATCGATGCCGCTTTTCCGACGGCCCACATCACCGAAAAATTGATCAAGGACACCTTTTCCATGTTTTTGGGGCAACTAGAGCAGATCCCTCCCATTTTTTCAGCCCTCAAGAAAGACGGTAAACGATTGTATGAACTGGCCCGTGAGGGGAGGGCGGTCGATATCAAGCCGCGCACCATCGAAATATCTGAATTTGAAATGATACGATTCGACCTTCCCGAAATCGGTTTCAGGGTGGTGTGCAGCAAGGGCACTTATATTCGTTCACTTGCCCATGATGTGGGCAGGGCCCTCGGGTCAGGCGCCCATTTATCTGCCCTGAGAAGAACCAAAATAGGGGCTTTCAACGTAGATAAAGCGGTAGCCCCCGAAGCCTTTGCAGACCTTCTTGCACAGCTTGGCTGA
- a CDS encoding undecaprenyl-diphosphate phosphatase, which produces MEIIDAIILGIIQGLTEFLPVSSSGHLELGKAILGADALPEESLLFTVVLHFATALSTMVVFRKDVLDIFRGLFQFKWNEETQFALKIVVSMIPAALVGFFLQDYMEVFFDGAIIIVGIMLIITAILLYLADLAKTTEKAVSYRSAFVIGLAQMVAMLPGISRSGATISAAVLLGIDKTRSARFSFLMVVPLIIGKMAKDIFSGEINFQNDETIAMGAGFLAAFVAGLAACTWMIKLVRQSKLTYFAMYCLLVGLIAIGWSIWG; this is translated from the coding sequence TTGGAAATTATCGACGCCATCATTCTTGGCATTATTCAGGGATTGACCGAGTTTTTACCGGTTTCTTCCAGCGGACATCTAGAATTGGGAAAAGCCATTCTAGGGGCAGATGCCCTGCCCGAAGAAAGTCTTTTGTTCACGGTAGTACTTCATTTTGCTACGGCATTGAGTACCATGGTCGTTTTCAGAAAGGATGTACTGGATATTTTCAGGGGCCTCTTTCAGTTCAAATGGAACGAAGAGACCCAGTTTGCGCTTAAAATTGTGGTCTCGATGATACCTGCCGCACTGGTCGGGTTCTTTTTACAAGATTATATGGAGGTCTTTTTCGATGGCGCCATCATCATTGTGGGCATCATGCTCATCATTACGGCCATTCTACTTTACTTGGCAGATTTGGCGAAGACCACCGAAAAAGCGGTATCGTACCGTAGTGCCTTTGTCATTGGCCTTGCGCAGATGGTGGCCATGTTGCCAGGCATCTCACGAAGTGGGGCGACCATTTCGGCCGCTGTACTTCTGGGCATCGACAAAACAAGGTCTGCCCGGTTCTCATTCTTGATGGTCGTGCCGCTCATCATAGGTAAAATGGCCAAAGATATCTTTAGTGGTGAAATCAATTTTCAAAATGATGAAACCATAGCGATGGGCGCTGGATTTCTGGCTGCTTTTGTGGCCGGTCTTGCCGCTTGTACCTGGATGATCAAACTGGTGCGCCAGAGTAAATTGACCTATTTTGCCATGTACTGTTTGCTGGTGGGTCTCATCGCCATTGGATGGAGTATCTGGGGATAA
- a CDS encoding DUF3098 domain-containing protein: MGKKKKQAPKKQREFVFQKKNYIFLFIGLGLIALGFILMSGGGSDDPNVFNEDIYNFRRIRLAPTLVLIGLGIQIYAILLNPNKKKK, translated from the coding sequence ATGGGCAAGAAAAAGAAACAGGCACCCAAAAAACAACGGGAATTTGTCTTTCAAAAGAAAAACTACATCTTTCTCTTTATCGGTCTGGGCCTGATCGCCTTGGGTTTTATTTTGATGAGCGGGGGCGGTAGTGATGACCCCAATGTGTTCAATGAAGATATCTACAATTTTAGAAGAATACGTTTGGCGCCCACTTTGGTACTCATCGGTCTAGGCATTCAGATCTACGCCATTTTGTTGAACCCGAACAAAAAGAAAAAATAG
- a CDS encoding ABC transporter permease, translating to MGQYIERYQRRRLISSYFSVVLSIGLVLFLLGILGLLVLNTKKLADHFKEQITISVFLKDNAKPVEIDQLQKSLAMADYTKSAVYVSKEDAAEQYSEDIGENFEEFLGYNPLKNSIDVNLKADFVSPEQIDGIAEELEAKTYVDEVSYDKPLIALLSDNVKKISLWILIASAVFTIIAVLLINSSIRLSIYSKRFIIKTMQMVGATKTFIRRPFINTNIKLGMLGALLALIALLVVLYYVNKNFPELNLFQDVTLLVSLFLGVFVLGVAISWISTHFATQRFLNLRTDDLYY from the coding sequence ATGGGCCAGTACATTGAACGCTACCAACGACGACGGTTGATCTCCTCTTATTTTTCAGTGGTGCTCAGCATCGGTCTGGTACTGTTCTTACTCGGTATTTTGGGCTTGCTGGTGCTCAACACCAAAAAGCTGGCCGACCATTTTAAGGAGCAGATCACCATCTCGGTCTTTTTGAAAGACAATGCCAAACCCGTTGAGATCGATCAATTACAAAAAAGTTTGGCGATGGCCGACTATACCAAATCAGCGGTCTATGTATCAAAAGAAGATGCCGCCGAACAGTACAGTGAGGATATCGGAGAGAATTTTGAGGAATTTTTGGGGTACAATCCTTTGAAAAATTCCATCGATGTAAACCTAAAAGCAGATTTCGTCTCTCCCGAGCAAATCGATGGCATTGCTGAAGAATTGGAGGCAAAGACCTATGTTGACGAGGTCAGCTACGACAAACCGCTGATCGCCCTGCTCAGTGATAATGTCAAGAAGATCAGCTTGTGGATTTTAATCGCAAGTGCCGTGTTTACGATAATTGCCGTTCTGCTCATCAACAGCTCTATTCGGCTTTCTATCTATTCAAAACGATTTATCATCAAAACAATGCAGATGGTGGGCGCGACCAAAACCTTTATCAGACGCCCATTCATCAACACAAATATCAAATTGGGCATGCTCGGTGCCTTACTGGCCTTGATCGCGCTTTTGGTCGTGTTGTATTATGTCAATAAGAATTTCCCTGAACTGAATCTTTTTCAAGATGTCACCCTGTTGGTAAGCTTGTTTCTGGGGGTCTTTGTTCTTGGTGTGGCCATATCATGGATCAGCACCCACTTTGCCACGCAGCGTTTTCTCAATCTCAGAACCGATGATCTGTACTATTAG
- a CDS encoding leucine--tRNA ligase: protein MNYNFREIEKKWQDHWAKNETFKAHNDSDKPKYYVLDMFPYPSGAGLHVGHPLGYIASDIYARYKRHKGFNVLHPMGYDSFGLPAEQYAIQTGQHPRITTENNIKRYREQLDRLGFSFDWSREVRTSNPQYYKWTQWIFIQLFNSWYHNDTDKAEAIDGLVARFEKEGNSKLNAACDDDTPIFSAKDWQQFSDADKQRMLLKYRLTYLADAEVNWCPALGTVLANDEVVNGVSERGGHPVIRKKMTQWMMRITAYAQRLLDGLDKIDWPQPLKDSQTNWIGRSEGAHVEFKIQHSAFRIGVFTTRPDTIFGASFMTLAPEHELVEKITTAAQKAEVEAYVAATAKRSERDRLADVKSISGVFTGAYAEHPFTKAPIPIWIGDYVLASYGTGAVMAVPCGDQRDYDFAKHFKLDIPNIFEGVDISEEAFADKENTIIANSDFMNGLPYKEAVRKVIDELEKIGQGKGKINYRLRDAVFSRQRYWGEPFPVYYNADGLPQMIGEKHLPLELPEVEKYLPTETGEPPLGNATVWAWDRLKTEVVKNDLVDHVNVFPLELNTMPGWAGSSQYFNRYMDARNDSAIFSQEAIGYWQDVDLYIGGSEHATGHLLYSRFWQKFMFDKGLVPKDEYAKKLINQGMITGMSAFVYVYDGSFSSNAADSDRAYDKNLLLSHGVLKLIKENLELFHDLWKRNPQTDTEIIERYQVSSETLRKVKSVYGNLKSAAEILGYISINWFREFIQIREIHADVSLVNISDELDIEQFKKWKPEYQDAVFVLEDGSIYDSNSPHIGEVKDGYKVGREVEKMSKSKYNVVNPDDIVNDYGADSLRLYEMFLGPLEQSKPWNTAGITGVYSFLKKLWKLYQNIEEAAPSEENLKTLHKTIKKVEEDIDNFSFNTSVSTFMICVNELTAQKCTSKSILEPLAILVSPYAPHIAEELWEKLGHSASIAHAPFPKFEEQYLVESTKEYPISFNGKLRFKMQLPADMGKEEIEQAVMAHEKTADYLGGRTPKKVIVVPGKIVNIVG, encoded by the coding sequence ATGAATTACAATTTCAGGGAAATCGAGAAAAAATGGCAAGACCATTGGGCCAAAAATGAAACCTTCAAGGCCCATAACGATTCCGATAAGCCGAAGTACTATGTGTTGGATATGTTTCCCTACCCCTCCGGGGCAGGGTTGCACGTAGGGCATCCGCTGGGCTATATCGCCAGTGACATCTATGCGCGCTACAAGCGGCACAAGGGCTTCAATGTGCTGCACCCCATGGGGTACGATTCTTTCGGTCTGCCCGCAGAGCAGTATGCCATACAAACGGGCCAGCATCCTCGAATAACCACTGAAAACAATATCAAGCGCTATCGCGAGCAGTTGGATCGGCTCGGGTTCTCATTCGACTGGAGCCGTGAGGTACGTACGTCAAACCCGCAATACTATAAATGGACACAGTGGATCTTCATTCAACTCTTCAATTCGTGGTACCATAACGATACTGACAAAGCGGAGGCCATTGATGGTTTGGTCGCCCGTTTTGAAAAAGAGGGAAATAGCAAGTTGAATGCCGCTTGCGATGACGATACGCCCATCTTTTCCGCTAAAGATTGGCAACAATTTTCAGACGCCGATAAACAGCGCATGCTGTTGAAATATCGATTGACCTATCTCGCCGATGCAGAGGTGAACTGGTGCCCGGCATTGGGCACGGTCTTGGCAAACGATGAGGTGGTGAACGGTGTTTCAGAACGTGGTGGCCACCCCGTGATCCGAAAAAAGATGACGCAGTGGATGATGCGTATTACAGCCTATGCCCAACGGTTGCTTGACGGATTGGACAAAATCGATTGGCCACAGCCGCTCAAAGATTCCCAAACCAATTGGATCGGCAGAAGTGAGGGAGCGCATGTTGAGTTCAAAATTCAGCATTCAGCATTCAGAATTGGCGTGTTTACCACCCGCCCCGATACCATCTTTGGGGCCTCGTTCATGACCTTGGCACCCGAGCACGAACTGGTCGAAAAAATTACCACTGCAGCACAAAAAGCAGAGGTCGAAGCCTATGTAGCGGCCACGGCCAAACGTTCTGAGCGTGACCGTTTGGCCGATGTCAAGAGCATTTCGGGGGTGTTCACGGGGGCCTATGCCGAACATCCGTTCACGAAAGCCCCCATACCCATTTGGATCGGCGATTACGTTTTGGCCAGCTACGGTACCGGTGCGGTGATGGCCGTACCCTGTGGCGATCAGCGCGATTACGATTTTGCAAAACATTTCAAACTCGATATCCCCAATATTTTTGAGGGGGTCGATATTTCAGAAGAAGCCTTTGCCGACAAAGAGAATACGATCATTGCGAATTCTGACTTCATGAACGGACTCCCCTATAAAGAAGCTGTTCGAAAAGTGATCGATGAACTCGAAAAGATCGGGCAGGGCAAGGGCAAGATCAATTACCGCTTGCGCGATGCGGTCTTTAGCCGCCAGCGCTATTGGGGCGAACCTTTTCCCGTGTATTACAATGCGGACGGACTCCCCCAGATGATCGGTGAAAAACATCTACCGTTAGAATTGCCGGAGGTAGAGAAATACCTGCCCACTGAAACGGGCGAACCACCCCTTGGCAATGCCACTGTCTGGGCCTGGGACCGCCTCAAGACAGAAGTGGTTAAAAATGATCTGGTCGATCATGTGAATGTATTTCCGTTAGAATTGAATACCATGCCTGGCTGGGCGGGCAGCTCACAGTACTTCAACCGCTATATGGATGCGCGGAACGATTCAGCGATCTTCTCACAAGAGGCCATTGGCTATTGGCAAGATGTGGACCTTTATATCGGGGGCAGCGAGCACGCCACGGGGCATTTGCTCTATTCACGCTTTTGGCAAAAGTTTATGTTCGACAAGGGTTTGGTACCCAAAGATGAGTATGCCAAAAAGTTGATCAACCAGGGGATGATCACGGGGATGAGTGCTTTTGTTTATGTGTACGATGGATCTTTCAGCAGTAATGCTGCGGATTCAGACCGGGCTTATGATAAGAATTTATTATTGAGTCATGGTGTTCTAAAATTGATAAAGGAGAATTTAGAGCTTTTCCATGATTTATGGAAAAGGAATCCTCAGACCGATACTGAAATTATCGAAAGATACCAAGTAAGTAGTGAAACACTTAGAAAGGTAAAGTCTGTTTACGGTAATTTGAAATCGGCAGCAGAAATTCTTGGGTATATATCAATAAACTGGTTTCGTGAGTTTATACAAATAAGAGAGATACATGCCGATGTGTCTTTAGTGAACATTTCTGATGAATTGGACATTGAACAATTCAAAAAATGGAAACCTGAATATCAAGATGCCGTTTTTGTTTTGGAAGATGGTTCGATTTACGATAGCAATTCTCCCCATATAGGTGAGGTAAAGGATGGATATAAAGTGGGCCGGGAGGTCGAAAAAATGTCCAAGTCCAAATACAATGTGGTGAATCCCGATGATATTGTCAATGATTACGGGGCCGATTCATTGCGCTTGTACGAAATGTTCTTGGGTCCGCTCGAACAATCAAAGCCCTGGAACACGGCGGGGATTACGGGGGTGTATTCCTTCCTTAAAAAACTTTGGAAACTCTACCAAAACATCGAAGAGGCGGCACCATCAGAAGAAAACCTGAAAACGCTGCACAAGACCATCAAAAAGGTAGAAGAAGACATCGATAACTTCAGTTTCAATACCTCGGTCTCGACCTTTATGATCTGCGTGAACGAACTGACCGCCCAAAAGTGCACGAGCAAGTCCATTCTCGAGCCTTTGGCCATTTTGGTGTCGCCCTATGCCCCCCATATTGCCGAAGAGCTTTGGGAAAAGTTGGGGCATTCAGCATCGATTGCCCATGCGCCCTTCCCCAAGTTTGAAGAGCAATACCTCGTCGAGAGCACAAAAGAATACCCGATATCCTTCAACGGAAAGTTGCGCTTCAAGATGCAGCTACCGGCCGATATGGGCAAAGAAGAAATCGAACAGGCGGTCATGGCCCATGAAAAAACAGCCGATTATTTGGGAGGTCGAACCCCCAAAAAAGTCATTGTAGTGCCCGGTAAAATCGTAAATATTGTGGGGTAA
- the ald gene encoding alanine dehydrogenase codes for MIVGVPKEIKNNESRVGMTPAGVYELVKNNHTVYVQDGAGSGSGFFNKDYQQAGAIILDTIGQVYAMSEMIVKVKEPIAEEYDLIQKDQIVFTYFHFASSEALTKAMIRSKAVCIAYETVEDEEGTLPLLTPMSEVAGRMAIQQGAKYLEKPAKGRGVLLGGVPGVSPGRVLILGAGTVGIQAAKMAAGLGAHVTIMDVNMKRLRYVNDVMPSHVVTDYSNEYSIRKHIKTHDLIVGGVLLKGAKAPNLITRDMLKEMRPGTVIVDVAVDQGGCVETTRPTTHEDPVYIIDDVVHYCVANMPGAVPYTSTIALTNVTLPYVLKLAGLGWERATETDESLQKGLNIVHGEVIYKEIIEAFGWEAALA; via the coding sequence ATGATAGTAGGGGTACCTAAAGAAATCAAGAACAATGAAAGCCGCGTGGGCATGACACCGGCCGGAGTTTATGAATTGGTCAAGAACAACCACACCGTTTATGTGCAAGATGGCGCAGGATCGGGCAGTGGTTTTTTCAATAAAGATTATCAACAGGCAGGTGCCATTATTTTAGATACCATAGGTCAGGTCTATGCCATGAGCGAAATGATCGTCAAGGTAAAAGAGCCGATCGCCGAAGAATACGATTTAATTCAAAAAGATCAAATCGTGTTCACCTACTTCCATTTTGCATCGAGCGAAGCGCTGACCAAGGCAATGATCAGAAGCAAGGCTGTTTGCATTGCCTATGAAACCGTTGAAGATGAAGAAGGTACCCTGCCCTTATTGACCCCGATGTCAGAAGTGGCGGGCAGAATGGCCATTCAGCAAGGGGCCAAGTATTTAGAAAAGCCGGCCAAAGGCCGCGGCGTGCTGTTGGGGGGCGTTCCTGGGGTGTCTCCCGGTCGTGTGCTCATTCTCGGTGCGGGCACGGTGGGCATACAGGCTGCAAAAATGGCAGCGGGCCTCGGGGCCCATGTGACCATTATGGATGTCAACATGAAACGCCTGCGGTATGTCAATGATGTGATGCCCAGTCATGTGGTCACCGATTATTCGAACGAGTATAGTATACGAAAGCATATCAAAACCCATGACCTGATCGTGGGCGGGGTATTGCTGAAAGGTGCCAAAGCACCAAATCTGATTACCAGGGATATGCTAAAAGAAATGCGTCCCGGTACGGTTATTGTCGATGTAGCGGTAGATCAAGGGGGCTGTGTAGAGACCACAAGGCCCACCACCCATGAAGACCCGGTTTACATTATTGATGATGTTGTACACTATTGCGTGGCCAATATGCCCGGTGCGGTGCCCTATACCTCTACCATCGCGTTGACGAATGTCACACTACCCTACGTTTTAAAGCTGGCAGGATTGGGTTGGGAAAGAGCCACGGAGACCGACGAATCTCTGCAAAAAGGATTGAACATCGTACACGGCGAGGTCATTTACAAAGAAATCATAGAGGCCTTTGGCTGGGAGGCCGCTTTGGCATAG
- a CDS encoding zinc metallopeptidase, with protein MMGYYILIGAIALVSWIVSARLKSKFKHYSKVHLQNGMSGAEIAQKMLDDHGIRDVKVISTPGMLTDHYNPKNKTVNLSEGVYSQRNAAAAAVAAHEVGHAVQHAQAYEWLTMRSKLVPVVSVTSGMSTWVVFGGLALGAAAGVGLGYWIAVAGLVMMAFATLFSFVTLPVEYDASKRALVWLKQKNMVTQQEYAGSEDALKWAARTYLVAAIGALATLVYWGLQVFGGRD; from the coding sequence ATGATGGGATACTATATATTGATCGGTGCCATAGCCTTGGTGAGCTGGATTGTCAGCGCGAGGCTTAAGAGCAAGTTCAAGCACTATTCAAAGGTGCATCTGCAAAATGGAATGAGTGGTGCCGAAATCGCCCAAAAGATGTTGGATGACCATGGCATTCGCGATGTAAAGGTGATTTCAACCCCAGGAATGCTGACCGATCATTACAATCCGAAGAACAAGACCGTCAATTTGAGCGAAGGGGTCTACAGCCAACGCAACGCGGCGGCGGCAGCAGTGGCAGCACACGAAGTGGGCCACGCCGTGCAACATGCCCAGGCGTATGAATGGTTGACCATGCGTTCAAAATTGGTGCCCGTGGTGAGCGTTACCTCAGGGATGTCTACTTGGGTAGTATTTGGAGGCTTGGCCCTTGGAGCTGCGGCCGGTGTCGGATTGGGCTATTGGATAGCCGTGGCCGGATTGGTGATGATGGCATTCGCCACCCTCTTCAGCTTTGTCACCTTGCCAGTTGAATATGATGCGAGTAAGCGTGCTTTGGTCTGGCTCAAGCAGAAGAACATGGTGACCCAACAAGAATATGCCGGCTCAGAAGATGCTTTGAAATGGGCGGCACGCACGTATTTGGTTGCCGCAATAGGTGCCTTGGCCACCCTAGTGTATTGGGGGCTTCAAGTCTTTGGCGGAAGGGATTAA
- a CDS encoding GNAT family N-acetyltransferase has protein sequence MTRKTSNGFSGFLLMIMKKAFVIRLASNNDLQALQEVGARLFDYPIKLERAKEFLEDPRHHLALVFDKNKIVGMASGFHYVHPDKDPILFVNEVAVLDDFQNQGIGRKVVKFLVDQCKNLGCEEAWVATEASNVAARKAYKAAGGLEDEEPVVLIEFKS, from the coding sequence ATGACCCGAAAGACTTCCAATGGTTTTTCGGGTTTTCTTTTAATGATCATGAAGAAAGCGTTTGTAATTCGATTGGCAAGTAACAATGACCTTCAGGCTTTACAGGAGGTTGGTGCCCGTTTGTTTGATTATCCCATTAAACTTGAAAGGGCCAAAGAATTTCTTGAAGATCCCAGACACCATTTGGCCTTGGTTTTCGACAAGAATAAAATTGTGGGTATGGCATCGGGGTTCCATTATGTACACCCAGATAAAGACCCCATTCTGTTTGTCAACGAGGTTGCGGTCTTGGATGATTTTCAAAATCAGGGAATCGGACGCAAAGTGGTCAAGTTCTTGGTGGACCAGTGTAAGAACCTTGGTTGTGAAGAAGCTTGGGTGGCGACCGAAGCTTCAAATGTTGCTGCCCGAAAGGCGTATAAAGCCGCTGGAGGCCTTGAAGATGAAGAACCAGTAGTGCTGATAGAGTTCAAATCGTAA
- a CDS encoding Lrp/AsnC ligand binding domain-containing protein, with product MKIDGIDKKILRFLMEDARKPILEIARNIGISGAAIHQRLRKLEASGLISGSKFVINPKVLGYTTMAYIGIFLDKAMANPRAVKELEKIPEVLECHYTTGNWSILIKVLCKDNEHLMLVLNKKIQQIEGVSRTETFISLNQQIDRQITI from the coding sequence GTGAAAATAGACGGTATTGACAAAAAAATTCTAAGATTTTTAATGGAGGATGCCCGAAAACCCATTCTAGAAATTGCCCGTAATATTGGCATCTCTGGGGCGGCCATTCACCAAAGGCTTCGGAAATTGGAAGCCTCAGGACTCATATCAGGCTCGAAATTTGTCATCAATCCCAAGGTTCTGGGCTATACCACCATGGCCTATATCGGTATTTTTTTAGACAAGGCCATGGCCAACCCTCGTGCGGTCAAGGAGTTGGAAAAGATTCCCGAAGTTCTGGAATGCCACTATACCACGGGCAATTGGTCCATCCTCATTAAAGTACTTTGTAAAGACAATGAGCATTTGATGTTGGTACTCAATAAAAAAATTCAACAAATCGAAGGGGTCTCAAGAACAGAAACCTTTATTTCGCTCAACCAGCAAATAGATAGGCAGATTACGATTTGA
- a CDS encoding saccharopine dehydrogenase family protein: protein MVRNILVLGAGKSTSYLLDYFLEKSTSENLHLTIGDIDPKSVPEAVRNHQNCTVFILDIFDDPTRKKAISEATIVVSMLPAKLHLKVAEDCLHFKKHLVTASYISDDIRKLDAEVKDNGLVFMNEIGLDPGIDHMSAMQVIDRIRAKGGKMLLFESFTGGLVAPESDNNLWNYKFTWNPRNVVLAGQGGAAKFIQEGTYKYIPYHKLFRRTEFLEVEGYGTFEAYANRDSLWYRESYGLQNVLTLYRGTMRRVGFSKAWNIFVQLGMTDDSYIVEGSEGMSYREFVNLFLPYSPTDSVELKLRHYLKIDQDDIFWGKLSELDLFNPNKYIPLKNATPAQMLQYILEDSWTLKDGDKDMIVMYHKFGYELDKKKKQIDANMVVVGESRTHTAMAKTVGLPVAIATLDILNKKITTAGVQIPISKEVYDPILSELKAHGIAFNEFDAPYLGYNPDSVAG from the coding sequence ATGGTGCGAAATATTCTGGTTCTTGGTGCTGGCAAATCCACCTCTTACCTGTTGGATTATTTTTTGGAAAAGTCTACCTCTGAAAACCTACACTTGACCATTGGCGACATCGATCCGAAGAGTGTTCCCGAAGCAGTAAGAAACCATCAGAACTGTACTGTTTTTATCTTGGATATTTTCGACGATCCTACAAGAAAAAAAGCGATATCAGAAGCTACGATCGTGGTGTCGATGTTGCCTGCAAAACTGCACCTCAAGGTCGCTGAAGACTGTTTGCACTTCAAGAAACATTTGGTGACGGCCTCATATATAAGCGATGACATCAGAAAATTGGATGCCGAGGTCAAAGACAACGGACTCGTTTTCATGAATGAAATCGGTCTAGACCCAGGTATCGACCATATGAGTGCCATGCAGGTCATCGACCGTATTCGCGCCAAAGGTGGAAAAATGCTGCTCTTCGAATCGTTCACTGGGGGCCTGGTCGCCCCTGAGAGCGATAACAATCTGTGGAATTACAAATTTACTTGGAACCCCCGTAATGTTGTGCTTGCCGGACAAGGAGGCGCTGCCAAATTCATTCAAGAGGGCACCTACAAATACATTCCCTACCACAAATTGTTCAGACGGACCGAGTTTTTGGAAGTAGAGGGATATGGCACGTTTGAGGCTTATGCCAATCGTGATTCGCTTTGGTACCGCGAATCATATGGCCTTCAAAATGTGTTGACCCTGTACCGAGGAACCATGCGCAGGGTGGGCTTTTCAAAAGCATGGAATATCTTCGTGCAACTCGGCATGACCGACGACAGTTATATTGTCGAAGGTTCTGAGGGAATGTCGTACCGAGAATTTGTCAACCTCTTTCTACCCTATTCGCCCACTGATTCGGTCGAACTTAAATTGAGGCACTATCTAAAAATTGACCAAGACGATATTTTCTGGGGAAAGCTATCAGAGTTGGATCTGTTCAACCCGAATAAGTACATTCCACTTAAAAATGCCACACCGGCCCAAATGCTACAATATATTCTGGAAGATAGCTGGACACTCAAAGATGGGGACAAAGATATGATCGTCATGTACCATAAGTTCGGTTACGAATTGGATAAAAAAAAGAAACAAATCGATGCCAATATGGTCGTGGTAGGTGAAAGTCGCACCCATACCGCCATGGCCAAGACAGTAGGCCTGCCCGTAGCCATAGCCACCCTCGATATTCTAAATAAGAAGATCACCACCGCAGGGGTACAGATACCCATTTCAAAAGAGGTGTATGATCCCATTCTTTCTGAACTGAAAGCGCATGGCATTGCCTTTAACGAGTTTGATGCCCCTTATTTGGGCTACAATCCGGATTCAGTGGCCGGTTAA
- a CDS encoding DUF423 domain-containing protein: protein MNKTILATGLLFGALAIIFGAFGAHGLKKVLTADELNTFETGVRYQMYHALFLILLSMLPKVADDTKKWVFYAVVIGVVLFSFSIYLLATNKMTSFDFRKIGWVTPIGGLFMILGWIYLILSVLTKK from the coding sequence ATGAACAAAACAATTTTAGCCACCGGATTACTATTTGGGGCGTTGGCCATCATTTTTGGGGCTTTTGGTGCCCATGGCCTTAAAAAAGTGCTGACGGCCGATGAATTGAACACTTTTGAGACCGGGGTTCGCTACCAAATGTACCATGCACTGTTTTTAATACTGTTGAGTATGCTGCCAAAAGTTGCCGATGATACCAAAAAGTGGGTCTTCTATGCGGTGGTGATAGGGGTAGTGCTTTTTTCGTTTTCCATCTATTTATTGGCAACCAACAAAATGACAAGCTTTGATTTCAGAAAAATAGGATGGGTGACTCCGATTGGTGGTCTTTTTATGATTTTGGGGTGGATTTATTTGATTCTGTCCGTTTTGACCAAGAAATGA